The Anguilla rostrata isolate EN2019 chromosome 1, ASM1855537v3, whole genome shotgun sequence nucleotide sequence TGGGGCAGAGGGTGCACTTCCAGGTGTTCGCCGTCTCCCCGCCGGCTGGCGGGAGGCTCTACGTCGATCGCTGCCACGCCTCCACGGCGCCGAACCCCGACGCCTCTGTCAAGCACCCCGTCGTGGAGAACTACGGGTACGTCTCGGTGTACCGCGTGCGCGCGGACGTCTCAGTGTACCGTGTGCGCGCGGACGTCTCAGTGTACCGTGTGCGCGCGGACGTCTCGGTGTACCGTGTGCGCGCGACGTCTCAGTGTACCGTGTGCGCGCGGACGTCTCGTGTACCGTGTGCGCGGACGTCTCAGTGTACGTGTGCGCGCGGACGTCTCGTGTACCGTGTGCGCGGACGTCTCGTGTACCGGTGCGCGCGGACGTCTCGGTGTACCGTGTGCGCGCGGACGTCTCGGTGTACCGTGTGCGCGCGGGCGTCCTGTACGTGTGCGCGCGGACGTCTCGTGTACGTGTGCGCGCGGCGCTAGGTACCGTGTCGTGTACCGTGTGCCGTGCTCCATACGCGCTCTCAGTGTACCGTGGGCCGGCCTCTGTGTCACGACGCTCAGTGTACCTGGTGTCGACGCTCATGACGCCTCGTCTCAGTTAGTGCTGCCTAGTACTTGGCCAGGTCCAGTGTACTGGCCGCGCAGTCCTGTACCTGCGGCGTACGTAGCTGCACGGATTACATGCTGATGCAGTGCTTTCACCGAGCGTACAGTGCCTGAAGGTCATGGACACGACCAGTGAAAGGTACAATAcccattttgtaacagttattcatagccatgagcacattaagtccagttcacacagtgaacattactctgacctaacctatgctaagtcaaactaggaggcatgacaagctataACTTCGAGATAATAATACGAATTGCAAGATAATGATACGAATTGCAGTATacgtgctggatggaggtacgtGTAACATCAGTGACACAGGAGGTACGTGCATAGCATGAtagaggggaatttaagtgacagaaatgatcccagattgtgctttgtgtctgtatctctctctctcctcatatATAAATTACTGAACAGTCTTGGTTTTCCAAAATGCATGGTTCGCACTCAGAAGAATTACATGTGTACGctcgtgtgtgttgtgtgctggtGGTTCATACAGGTGCATGGTGCACAGCAAAAGAGAAGGCAGTAGCTCGGGATTTTGCCAGAGGACGGACAGGACCATAAATTTCGTGCTGGAGGCTTTCCAGTTTGACGATAATTCTACGGCCCAGGTTAGCCACGCCCCCCACCTGCGGAGTCTAGAATAGACCAGGAAGCCTTtggcttcacttcctgtgttgacctgaaaagaaacaattaacacacacatgtccagtgttaattcaactcaaacaGAGTTTAAGTCCTATAGGAACCACGTGTACACTATTCATTTACTTgtgaatgttttactgtgaatacatactgtgcatacatacatgcgtgcagTGTATATAACTACAGTCTATCCATGTTGCACTTTTCATGTGCAGACATGGTCGGTTTAAATGCATTCTATGTAACATAATACATTTCAGAGGATAACCTTTGGCAAATgcgaaataaaaagaaaacggaaataaaataaaaactgttgaTCTTGATCTCCCATTATGTTGCTCTAACTTGAAGCTCTTGCCCACAGTTTTTTTGTCCTGTgatgtttatttcattcatcTCTTATGTAACCAGGATCATGTCAGAGAAATAAAATCTATTGCCAGAGGTGGAATGCTCATTGCAAATGGTGACAAAAAATATAAGTTTGTAAGCTTTAGTTAGGTTTCACATGCAGCTGTGCCAGGAGTGAAAATGGCCTGTTTTGAATCccctctttttttgtgtgatagGTGTTCCTGCACTGCCATCTCTTTGTGGCGGTGGGGGGTCCCACGTCTACTGCCAAGTCCTGCACTCTATATGCTCACCAGATACTCTCCTCTTGTGTCCCTTCTATCCTGTCTCGTTGGTAGCAGGGGCAGGCAGTGCATTAGTACAGTGCAGAATTTCACTTGGACATACCCCTTTACAAATATTCATGAAATGtatcaaatttaaatgttttgtcctCATTGGTACGGAGACCACTTGTAATGTGAAGGACATTCGTATATCTGGTGTTATTATACAATCTATGCTCGAAGCAAAGCAGTGTTCAGAagctatgatgtcataatgcatGTCGTGTTAATACAGGTCTGGCCGGTCTATAGAATCTGTGGTTTGGCAGGTCAGAGGGGATGGTAGGGGTCTGTGGTTTGGAACGTCAGAAGGGGACGGTTGGCATCTGGTTTGGGAGGTCAGAAGATGATAGTGGGGGGTCTGTGGTTTGGGAGGTCAgagggggatggtggggggagCAGAATCTCTGCTCAGACGCACCGTGTTTGCGCTCCGGCCCTGAAAGCCTTGCGCTCTTCCCGCAGGTGGAAGGAGATCTCCGGGCGAGACTCCGAGTGTGACTGCTGCGACACCCAGTGCCGGCTTTCGGGAGGGGGGCGGCCGCTACACGAAGGCAGGCTTCtccatcacattacaggcatttagcagacgctcttatccagagcgacatgcACAGCTTTTACAGagcatttacatccatttatacagctcgaTATATAATGCAGTCTGGTGAGGGGGGCGgaattggtggggggggggcacgggatCAACATTTTGGAAGGAAGTGatgggggcggaggaggagactgGGGAGGAGGtggtcattaaaaatattgttcagaCCCAAACCCAAACTAAAATTTAGTAATTTGTCACTAAAACGGATTAATACCCTCCACACTGCCCAACCCTTCTCATGATCGCTGCAGTTCCCCCTCCGGTCTGAGGTCAGTGTTGCCGTGGAGATGAGTCGTGATTCCTTGCTCTGTTCTGTCCAGGCTTCCAGAGCAGTGGACCCCTGGTATTTGCTCCTGTGGGCCCAGAAACCAAAAGAAGCACACCCCCGACACACCACAAACAGGGGGAGGCCGTCTTGCCCAAGAGcagactggaggaggaggaagaggaggtagaggaggaggaagaagatcGTGGGGCAGTGTTTCAGGACTTTGAGGAAGAAGAGTGGCCAGGGGAATATGAGTATGCCTATGTGTACGAGGAGGACCGTTACCGAGGGGACGGgagccacaccccctccactAAGAAGGCCTTGcagtctggggagggggtggagcttgGTGGGGAGAACATGGGATACACATTTCAGAAGGAAGTGATGGGGATGAGGGAGGAGATTGGGGAAAAGGCAGAAGCGGCAGTTgttgaggaggtggagggggcagTTGttggggagaaggaggaggggcctATGTctagggaggaggagggggcagttgttggggagaaggagaaagggctGATATTTGGAGAGGAAAAGGGGCCAGTGGttggggagaaggagaaggaggggccAGTGGTTAGGGAGGAGGAGCTTGATGGGGAGATGGTACAAAAATTTAAGGcagggatggggatgggggagaaGCCCGAGGAGGGGGAGTGGCCAGAGTTTGATGAGAAGATTGGGGGAGGGCCAGtgtttggggaggaggaggagcttaGTGGTGAGGAGGTGCCATCATTGAAGGCAGTGATGGGGGAGGAGAATGAGGGGCAGTGGCCAGTGTTTGGGAATGGGGATTGGCCAATGTTTGATGAGAAGATTGGGGAGTGGCCAATGTTTGAGAAGATTGGGGAGGGGCCAGTGGTTGGGGAGAAGGAGTTTAGTGGGGAAGTGGTACCAACATTTAAGGCACTGatgggaatgagagagaagacTGGGGACGGGGAGTGGCCTGACTTTGGGGAGGAGACTTGGGAGGGGGAGTGGCCAATGCTTAGGGAGGAGGGGACTCATAGGGAGGTGGGACCAGAATTTAAGGCAGTGATTGGGATGGAAGAGGAGATGGGGAAGGGAGTGGCAAAaatgtttggggagggggcaaAGTCATTGGTGAAAGAACGGTCAAAGTTTATGGTGGGAAAGGAtggtggggttggggaggggccAATATTTGGGAAGGAGGTGGAGCCAGTGGAACACTATGGGCTCTCCTCTGGGATTGGTGATGCTAAATTCCTGAGTGGCGGTGATTGGCTGGCCAGTACACCCTGGCATGACTGACAGTCTGAATGGATCTTCTTGGCCAGGCAGAGGCTCACTGGAAGAGAACGTCAGCATTTGATGGAACGTCATCTATTCTATTGATGCTATCGGAtgaataaaaatctgaaaatccTCTTGGCCGCAGGTGACATtgtttatctttgttttctCACCTAACACTGGTTTCCCAACCCAAACCATCATTCGCACCATATTCATACTTAACACGTTTTAATACCAAACGTAGAATTGTCATCTTAAATgcgtgattttttcccccattgagATGGGTGCGTATCAGTGTAATTGTGCAGTACAGTGTATATacaatttatatatacagtTCCATGGAAATTTGACCTTAGTTATTTATTATGAAACCTCTTTCACCAAAGCAATATTGAAACAAACTTATAGTGTTACTTTTTTAGTGAAAAAATTGAGttatccaaaaacaaaaactaagctAAACATGAGCTCCTGAACCTAATCCTAACCCTGAAGAATCTTGAATTCCCATAATTcctgcagtaaaatgtttttaaattgtgtagTTGGTGACTACATATCCCATTATCCACTTGTCTTTGGTGAAACTATTTTCTAATACCTTTTTTAAGATGGCGATATTGATAATTTAATTGTCAATATGAAGGAGGAATAAGATTTAATCCAACTAACTACAGTAAACATGTATGAAAATAATAGTTAACAGTAACTATATGTGGTTTTTAAGAACCCCTGGATTTTGGTGAAAGTTGAAATTacttaattatatattttttcataattgtatGAAAGTTGGCTGTGGTCTTCGAGATTACACTGTAGtttacacaaaataatttgaaaaaaaagagacatttttaacgcatttttaatatatatggTAGGTTTTGGAATCCCATAATTCCAAATGAGCAAAATGCtttaaagtaaattaatttaggtgaaaattaaattactttttatacttttttgaaGAGAGGATTATTAATTTCGATATGCATATAAAAGAATTTGGGCACCCTATTTCCAGATTGCTGTGGTAAATTTGTACGAAATTCATGCCAGCTCTAGCTGGCTATATGGTCTTCCAGAATCCTCTGTAATTCAGtgaaaacaatttgaaattGTGAATTATACTGGGAATAAGAAGGATTTTTGAATCCCATGATCTACAGTAAGCATCTTGTTATATGTCAGCCATAGCTGCTCACTTGGTCTTCAAGAATCCACCAGGAGCAGTGGCGTAGGcttcgtttgaacattgggggggggacattaagcgtggggtgtgggggtcttcccccccaggaaattttaagcgtcaaacacttcatttcctgcattctggtgaatttttatgcacaaatttgtgccttttctgcatgaatttatggtggaaataaaatcccctttcctgtttttattgggggagggggacaaatgcacgtgttctaaatattgagggggacgtatcccctgcgtcccccccAAAATCTACACCTATGACCAGGAGTTAGCAAGAGGAAACAAATTCTTTGTTCTGAATGCTCCAGTGATTTCATAGATACTATGAATCAGCCATGACATTCATGTCTTCTGAATGCGTGTGGTTTTATCATATGGAAGGAAAGAAATCTTCATCTCCAACTGTAAGCATGCTTTTGGTACATGAAAACATGGAAGGTAGCATTCCCTTAAAACAAACTTCCCCCATGACAGATCTTGTGGtctcatttaaagttttttaatgCAAAGGAAGTGGTGGCAGGATGTTTCAGGAGTCTTACAGGAAGTGGGGAAATTTTTTCAGGAGCTatacaggaagcaggaagtggtgGCAGCATGACACAGTGGTTGATCAGTGTCATCCCGTGTCATGCAGTATCACGTGTCACGCAGTATCATGCTTTGTCATGTTGAATACTGGGCTAGTCACCTGGCTTTTCCTGTCAAGTTATTTATATTAAGCACAAGGAAGACACccttaatgtttttttgattAAACATGACTTGAGAAGATTCAAATTGTAAAGCGGTTTACAAAAGTGTGCTCCTCATCAGACCTCCAAAAGAAAACGGACTGTtgactgtgctgacagggagtcagcaagtgTGATAGGGAGACAGTGCTCAGCTTCTAAACATCtgattggatcagcattatgtgaactTTAGGTTCTCTAAAATACAATGTGatcatgtttcatatttttggaATGCTGATGTCATGCTGAACAAGTTGGCGTCTCAGTTACAAAGGTTATCGcagtgtgatatgcttacagagGTAGCACAAGCAGGATTCATTGTGGCACTGTTTtgtcatgattgtgtctttatttgatgacttggggtttTTCCTTCAATATAAGAAGAGAAATGGTTCAAAGGTTTGGGAAGGCTCGTCAACAGTCTTCTGTGTATATTAGCCATTTACGCGTATTGCCATTTCACCACACACAATTCGCACCattttatattgtcattattactgaacaataaactggcattcctctttgactctgcACATCAATTCGCCATTTGGTGTatttggaggtt carries:
- the LOC135246521 gene encoding uncharacterized protein LOC135246521 — translated: MVNAMNVCILNLCNVWSLVLISLAGRTEGYESMLASVKNSKRTPSYQSEVLGASDLGQRDTKSTPAAKPGRMDLSDFQTRFPVPRVIERLQGLPPAVVPRAENTMTSTLAQSPQAETDALADVSVNCSSTGFTVRVKRDFYGFAVTPSELTIGRTCKSNGVDESSNDLLFTYPLTSCDNRQERLPGHTLYKYALHFVPEPTHLPVRWARCLTVDIECRVKSVHQVHLLAVRPTWATPARKMLQAQMPGYGIQTMNEGWTGPSPSSVFLLGQRVHFQVFAVSPPAGGRLYVDRCHASTAPNPDASVKHPVVENYGCMVHSKREGSSSGFCQRTDRTINFVLEAFQFDDNSTAQVFLHCHLFVAVGGPTSTAKSCTLYAHQILSSCVPSILSPLRSSRRWKEISGRDSECDCCDTQCRLSGGGRPLHEGFQSSGPLVFAPVGPETKRSTPPTHHKQGEAVLPKSRLEEEEEEVEEEEEDRGAVFQDFEEEEWPGEYEYAYVYEEDRYRGDGSHTPSTKKALQSGEGVELGGENMGYTFQKEVMGMREEIGEKAEAAVVEEVEGAVVGEKEEGPMSREEEGAVVGEKEKGLIFGEEKGPVVGEKEKEGPVVREEELDGEMVQKFKAGMGMGEKPEEGEWPEFDEKIGGGPVFGEEEELSGEEVPSLKAVMGEENEGQWPVFGNGDWPMFDEKIGEWPMFEKIGEGPVVGEKEFSGEVVPTFKALMGMREKTGDGEWPDFGEETWEGEWPMLREEGTHREVGPEFKAVIGMEEEMGKGVAKMFGEGAKSLVKERSKFMVGKDGGVGEGPIFGKEVEPVEHYGLSSGIGDAKFLSGGDWLASTPWHD